In a genomic window of Candidatus Zixiibacteriota bacterium:
- a CDS encoding polyprenyl synthetase family protein — MTNANLQEMVQPVVRDLKAFDQRLYKFLSANSRLISGIIKHIMSARGKRLRPVILFLSARGGGYTSPKMIDAALAIELIHTATLLHDDVVDESDIRRGQDSVNHRWTNLISVLMGDFLFSRAFRILVETKSQELIQSISYATERVSYGELRQVEEVANYELSEKDYLKIISDKTASLFATACEAGPILKRADGKERKRFYSFGENIGIAFQIADDLLDYVGDTRKTGKSVGSDLIQGKVTLPLIYALSNSSAKTCREITKSLNNGINKRGINKILRFVTERGGIDYAYRAAHKFSQRAGNSCDKMKNNIYRKTLKQILDFTVARDN; from the coding sequence ATGACCAATGCCAATTTACAGGAGATGGTTCAACCCGTTGTTCGGGATTTGAAAGCCTTCGACCAAAGGCTATATAAATTTCTTTCGGCCAATTCCAGGTTGATATCCGGTATTATAAAACATATCATGTCCGCCCGGGGGAAACGGCTTCGTCCGGTTATTCTATTCTTATCCGCCCGCGGAGGGGGGTACACTTCCCCGAAAATGATTGACGCCGCTCTGGCCATTGAATTAATTCATACCGCGACTCTGCTGCATGACGATGTCGTCGATGAATCTGACATTCGCCGGGGACAGGATTCGGTTAATCATCGCTGGACGAATCTAATCTCGGTTTTGATGGGTGATTTCCTTTTTTCAAGAGCCTTTCGAATACTGGTCGAAACAAAATCGCAGGAATTAATACAATCTATAAGTTATGCCACCGAACGAGTCAGCTATGGAGAACTTCGACAGGTTGAGGAAGTGGCCAACTACGAGTTGAGCGAAAAAGATTATTTGAAAATCATTTCAGATAAAACCGCTTCTTTATTCGCGACGGCTTGTGAAGCCGGTCCGATTTTGAAGAGGGCCGACGGCAAAGAAAGAAAACGGTTTTACAGTTTTGGCGAAAATATTGGAATCGCGTTTCAAATCGCCGATGATTTGCTCGATTATGTCGGTGATACCCGGAAAACCGGGAAATCGGTCGGAAGTGACTTAATTCAAGGCAAGGTAACTCTTCCTTTGATATATGCGCTGTCCAACTCATCAGCAAAGACCTGCCGTGAAATAACAAAATCACTCAACAACGGAATTAACAAGCGCGGAATAAATAAAATTCTCCGGTTTGTCACCGAGCGGGGCGGTATTGATTATGCCTACCGTGCCGCGCATAAGTTTTCCCAGCGAGCCGGTAATTCATGCGATAAAATGAAAAATAATATTTACCGCAAAACCCTCAAACAAATTCTTGATTTTACCGTTGCCCGTGATAATTAA
- the mazG gene encoding nucleoside triphosphate pyrophosphohydrolase encodes MAHNDFDNLPPLERLRKIMSRLRAEDGCNWDKAQTHKSLLPYLIEETYEVVEAIESESSGRLREELGDLLIQIYFHTQIADEEKRFNIDDVASDICVKLLRRHPHVFGEKRDLNPDQVRDQWEKIKVDSNEKESVLSGIPRSMPGLLLAYRVGEKAAGVGFDWDNAKDIFDKLKEESAEFEKEFNENDKERMTHELGDLIFALVNLSRKLKIDPEYALRRTVDRFIERFGFIEKTLKSQGRKFSETNLEEMEKLWNQAKS; translated from the coding sequence TTGGCGCATAACGATTTTGATAATTTACCGCCTCTGGAGCGGTTACGGAAGATAATGTCCCGCCTGAGAGCCGAAGACGGCTGCAACTGGGATAAGGCGCAAACGCATAAAAGCCTGTTGCCCTATTTGATTGAGGAAACTTACGAAGTCGTCGAAGCTATCGAAAGTGAATCGTCGGGTAGGCTCCGGGAAGAATTGGGAGATTTGTTAATTCAAATCTATTTTCACACCCAGATCGCGGATGAGGAAAAGCGATTTAATATCGACGATGTCGCTTCGGATATTTGCGTGAAGTTACTTCGCAGACATCCTCATGTTTTTGGCGAAAAACGCGACCTAAATCCTGATCAGGTTCGCGATCAATGGGAAAAGATCAAAGTTGACAGTAATGAAAAAGAATCGGTTCTCTCCGGAATTCCTCGGTCAATGCCGGGGCTTCTGCTGGCTTATCGGGTCGGCGAAAAAGCGGCCGGAGTCGGTTTCGATTGGGACAATGCCAAAGATATTTTTGATAAGCTTAAAGAAGAATCCGCCGAATTTGAAAAAGAATTTAATGAAAACGATAAAGAACGCATGACCCATGAGCTGGGCGATTTAATCTTCGCGTTGGTTAATTTGTCACGCAAATTGAAAATTGACCCCGAATACGCTCTGAGGCGCACTGTCGATAGATTTATCGAACGATTTGGATTTATTGAGAAAACTCTTAAGTCTCAGGGGAGAAAGTTCTCGGAGACAAATTTAGAGGAAATGGAAAAACTTTGGAACCAGGCCAAAAGTTGA